The following coding sequences are from one Paludisphaera rhizosphaerae window:
- a CDS encoding TIGR03067 domain-containing protein has protein sequence MKSIVVACLALALVTQSPEPSPEVKAELARHQGVWRSVSFRREGKETDEAVVRSITREVDGDRVVWRRDGKSFSGSTIVLNTKSDPRTIDVHADGGPGRDKVVRGLYKLEGDRLTLCTADPDQPRPTTFRADPGDHWTLMVFDREKPKP, from the coding sequence ATGAAATCGATCGTTGTTGCGTGCCTCGCCCTGGCCCTCGTCACACAGTCGCCCGAACCCTCGCCCGAGGTGAAGGCGGAGCTGGCGAGGCACCAGGGCGTCTGGCGGTCCGTCTCTTTCCGCCGCGAGGGGAAGGAGACGGACGAGGCCGTCGTCCGCTCGATCACCCGCGAAGTCGACGGCGACCGCGTGGTCTGGCGACGCGACGGCAAGAGCTTCTCCGGATCCACGATCGTCCTCAACACCAAGTCCGACCCCAGGACCATCGACGTCCACGCCGACGGGGGCCCCGGCCGCGACAAGGTCGTCCGCGGCCTCTACAAGCTCGAAGGCGACCGCCTCACCCTCTGCACCGCCGACCCCGACCAACCCCGACCCACCACCTTCCGCGCCGACCCCGGCGACCACTGGACCCTCATGGTCTTCGACCGTGAGAAGCCCAAGCCCTGA
- a CDS encoding DUF1501 domain-containing protein: MIIVPGQSGKDLCDPQLGTTRRDILRVGGSGLMGVGLGTLFQLQAATARAAGASPSKTAPGWGKAKSIIMVYLQGGPSHLDLWDPKDDLPENVRSQFKRINSKVPGIDFTEILPKLAQVSDKFTLVRSMSYTPNGLFNHTAAIYQMMTGYTTDKVSPSGQLEPPSPKDFPNFGSQIVRLRPQTVPMLPFVMLPRPLQESNVVGKGGTAGFLGKAFDPYTLFPDGDDMDMTKMDRIKVDDLQLRPEVFALRLQRRAKLRDALSAGMKAVDEAVADYKLDEYYDRALSLVVSGRARDAFNLSAEDEPTRDLYGRNTFGQSCLLARRVIEAGARVVEVIWPKVANSDNHSWDHHIGLTERMKDKSGPMLDQGLSGLLTDLDRRGMLDETLVVAVGEFGRSPRKGVSTSGNGNSPDGRDHWPYCYTALLAGAGIRRGHVHGSSDKTGSAPLTDPVHPGELLASIYHAFGIDPATMVMNHLNQPRELVKAEAVTRLFG, encoded by the coding sequence ATGATCATCGTCCCCGGACAGTCCGGCAAGGATCTGTGCGACCCGCAGCTTGGAACGACCCGGCGCGACATCCTTCGCGTGGGAGGGTCGGGGCTGATGGGGGTCGGGCTCGGGACCTTGTTCCAGCTTCAGGCGGCCACGGCGCGAGCCGCGGGGGCGTCCCCTTCGAAGACGGCGCCAGGGTGGGGGAAGGCCAAGAGCATCATCATGGTCTACCTTCAGGGCGGGCCCAGCCACCTGGACCTGTGGGACCCCAAGGACGACCTGCCGGAGAACGTCCGCAGCCAGTTCAAGCGGATCAACAGCAAGGTGCCGGGGATCGACTTCACGGAGATCCTGCCCAAGCTCGCGCAGGTCTCCGACAAGTTCACGCTCGTCCGCTCGATGAGCTACACCCCCAACGGCCTGTTCAACCACACCGCGGCCATCTACCAGATGATGACCGGGTACACCACCGACAAGGTCAGCCCGTCAGGCCAGCTTGAGCCCCCCAGCCCCAAGGACTTCCCCAACTTCGGTTCGCAGATCGTCCGGCTGCGGCCGCAGACCGTCCCCATGCTCCCGTTCGTCATGCTCCCCCGGCCGCTGCAGGAGAGCAACGTCGTCGGCAAGGGCGGCACCGCCGGGTTCCTCGGCAAGGCCTTCGACCCCTACACGCTGTTCCCCGACGGCGACGACATGGACATGACCAAGATGGACCGGATCAAGGTCGACGACCTTCAGCTCCGGCCCGAGGTCTTCGCCCTCCGTCTCCAGCGCCGGGCCAAGCTCCGCGACGCCCTCTCCGCGGGTATGAAGGCCGTTGACGAGGCCGTGGCCGACTACAAGCTCGACGAATACTACGACCGTGCTCTCAGCCTGGTCGTATCCGGCCGCGCCCGCGACGCGTTCAACCTCTCCGCCGAGGACGAGCCCACCCGCGACCTGTACGGCCGCAACACCTTCGGCCAGAGCTGCCTGCTGGCCCGCCGCGTCATCGAAGCCGGCGCCCGCGTCGTGGAGGTGATCTGGCCCAAGGTCGCCAACTCCGACAACCACTCGTGGGACCACCACATCGGCCTGACCGAGCGGATGAAGGACAAGTCCGGCCCGATGCTCGACCAGGGCCTCTCCGGCCTGCTGACGGACCTCGACCGCCGCGGCATGCTCGACGAGACCCTCGTCGTCGCCGTGGGCGAGTTCGGCCGCAGCCCGCGCAAGGGGGTCAGCACCTCGGGCAACGGCAACAGCCCAGACGGCCGCGACCACTGGCCGTATTGCTACACGGCCCTTCTCGCCGGCGCGGGGATCCGCCGGGGCCACGTCCACGGCTCGTCCGACAAGACCGGCTCCGCCCCGCTCACCGACCCGGTCCACCCCGGCGAGCTGCTGGCGTCCATTTACCACGCCTTCGGCATCGACCCGGCCACGATGGTCATGAACCACCTGAACCAGCCCCGCGAGCTGGTCAAGGCCGAGGCCGTCACCCGCCTCTTCGGTTGA
- a CDS encoding HEPN domain-containing protein, which yields MAIPSSKEARRFFRCASQRRDEAQILLEASFTTGAVYLAGYGVECVLKSLILSLTPNSQTTAALDLFRGAKAHDYDRLKSWYRERGGAALPAEITRAFTLVEDWSTELRYSTASLSDRDARSFLKAVDAIMEWAHGRL from the coding sequence GTGGCGATTCCAAGTTCCAAGGAAGCCCGGCGGTTCTTCCGCTGCGCTTCACAGCGACGCGATGAAGCCCAGATTCTCCTTGAAGCCTCATTCACGACGGGAGCCGTTTACCTTGCGGGATACGGCGTCGAATGCGTCCTCAAGTCGCTGATTCTCTCGCTGACCCCGAACTCGCAGACGACCGCCGCTCTCGATCTCTTCCGAGGAGCCAAAGCTCATGACTACGATCGGCTGAAGTCCTGGTATCGTGAAAGGGGAGGCGCGGCGCTTCCGGCGGAGATCACGCGAGCTTTCACGCTCGTTGAGGATTGGTCCACGGAACTCCGCTACTCAACGGCCTCCCTGAGCGACCGAGACGCCCGCTCCTTCCTCAAGGCGGTCGATGCGATCATGGAATGGGCCCACGGGAGACTTTAA
- a CDS encoding Uma2 family endonuclease encodes MSTTAALPVLDAALASRLSRISVDQYDRLVAAGAIFDAEAVELIEGLFVNKMGRNRPHVLAGKLGLAALQRIVPAGWHVAKEDPVRASDWSKPEPDLAVVRGGITDYVDRDVTAADVGLVVEIAESSLAVGRDVMGRLYAAGGIPCYWVVNLVDGLVEVYSDPDLAAGYRSRQDHRRGETISVTLDGVEVGRATVDELLTGKPSA; translated from the coding sequence GTGAGCACGACCGCCGCGCTTCCGGTTCTCGACGCCGCGCTCGCCTCGCGGCTGTCGAGGATCAGCGTCGACCAATATGACCGCCTTGTCGCGGCCGGCGCGATTTTCGACGCCGAGGCCGTGGAACTGATCGAAGGGCTCTTCGTGAACAAGATGGGCCGTAACCGTCCCCACGTGCTGGCGGGCAAGCTCGGGCTCGCGGCCTTGCAGCGGATCGTCCCGGCGGGCTGGCACGTCGCCAAGGAGGATCCGGTCCGGGCTTCGGACTGGAGCAAGCCGGAGCCCGATCTGGCGGTCGTTCGGGGAGGGATCACGGACTATGTCGACCGTGACGTGACGGCGGCCGACGTCGGGCTCGTCGTCGAGATTGCCGAATCGAGCCTGGCCGTCGGCCGCGACGTCATGGGCCGCCTGTACGCCGCGGGCGGCATCCCCTGCTACTGGGTCGTCAACCTCGTCGACGGCCTCGTCGAGGTCTATTCCGATCCCGACCTCGCCGCCGGCTACCGATCACGACAGGATCACCGCCGAGGAGAGACGATTTCGGTGACGCTCGACGGCGTCGAGGTCGGACGCGCGACCGTCGACGAGTTGTTGACGGGCAAGCCGAGCGCCTGA
- a CDS encoding glycoside hydrolase family 95 protein → MATSAPITGWSLRSWFVTLAVLHAGALAMAEEPAAKALQLRYDRPAREWLEALPLGDGHLGAMVYGGFPSERIALNDGTLWSGGPKDGDNPEALKALPEIRRLIAEEKYAEAHAYAKKMQGPFTQSYQPMGDLLLTFPAVEGGTTDYLRTLDLDQAVATTTYKAGGVTYTRELFTSNPDRVLVARLTADRPGALAFEAKLASKQRFHTKADGDALVLVGQAPANADPVYHKTAEPISYNDDAGIRFEVRVKVLADGQVSVSGDAIRVAGATTATLLLTDATSFNGFDRSPVREGLDPAPIAAERLAKAAAKTYETLRDNHIQDYQRLFRRVAIDLGPSAPGALDVSTDERVKRFGAKDPGMVALHFQYGRYLLIASARSGGQPPNLQGLWNDELFPPWSSNYTININTEMNHWPAEVANLAECHAPLFAMIRDLAVNGAKTARVNYGCNGWVAHHNTDLWKQSAPVGAFGKGDATWAFWPMAGPWLCRHLWDHYAFGGDEAFLRETAYPLMKGSAEFCLDWLVEDASGRLTTSPSTSPENQFIGPDGKRSAVSAGSSMDLELIHDLFAHCITASKVLKTDDAFRGKLEAAMAKLAPLQIGPDGRLQEWSKPFREAEPKHRHVSHLWAAYPGDQITQRTPDLQEAVKKSLIARTDQGTGWSTGWKVCLWARQGDGDHAFGLIQRTLTLGPGGVYANLFGSHPPFQMDGNFAFPAGVSEMLLQSHEADGDVHLLPALPTAWPTGSVKGLRARGGFEVDLAWKDGKLTSAVIRSNLGRKATVRTAGKAVTIETKPGGTYTIDAGLIVRPGA, encoded by the coding sequence ATGGCGACTTCTGCACCTATCACTGGATGGTCCCTCCGGTCGTGGTTCGTCACGCTCGCGGTGCTGCATGCAGGGGCTCTCGCGATGGCCGAGGAGCCGGCCGCGAAGGCGCTTCAGCTTCGGTACGACCGCCCCGCCCGCGAATGGTTGGAGGCCCTGCCGCTCGGCGACGGCCACCTGGGGGCGATGGTCTACGGCGGGTTTCCTTCGGAACGAATCGCCCTGAACGACGGGACGCTCTGGTCGGGGGGACCGAAGGACGGCGACAACCCGGAAGCCCTCAAGGCTCTACCGGAGATCCGCCGCCTGATCGCCGAGGAGAAGTACGCCGAGGCCCACGCTTACGCCAAGAAGATGCAAGGCCCGTTCACCCAGAGCTACCAGCCGATGGGCGACCTGCTGCTGACGTTCCCAGCCGTCGAAGGGGGCACGACCGATTACCTCCGCACGCTCGACCTGGACCAGGCCGTGGCGACGACCACCTATAAGGCGGGGGGCGTGACGTATACGAGGGAGCTTTTCACCTCCAACCCCGACCGCGTTCTCGTCGCCCGACTGACGGCGGACCGTCCCGGGGCTTTGGCCTTTGAGGCGAAGCTTGCCAGCAAGCAGCGGTTTCACACGAAGGCCGACGGCGACGCGCTGGTCCTCGTCGGCCAGGCCCCCGCGAACGCCGATCCGGTCTACCACAAAACGGCCGAGCCGATCTCCTACAACGATGACGCGGGGATCCGTTTCGAGGTTCGCGTGAAGGTGCTCGCCGACGGCCAGGTCTCCGTCTCGGGCGATGCGATCCGAGTCGCCGGCGCGACGACCGCGACCTTGCTCCTGACCGACGCGACGAGCTTCAACGGGTTCGACAGATCGCCTGTCCGCGAGGGCCTCGACCCGGCGCCGATTGCGGCGGAACGTCTCGCGAAGGCCGCGGCCAAGACCTACGAGACGCTCAGAGATAATCACATCCAGGATTATCAACGCCTGTTTCGTCGGGTGGCGATCGACCTGGGGCCGTCCGCGCCCGGGGCTCTGGACGTATCGACCGACGAGCGGGTGAAGCGGTTCGGCGCGAAGGACCCGGGGATGGTCGCACTCCACTTTCAGTACGGCCGATACCTGCTGATCGCCAGCGCCCGTTCCGGCGGACAGCCGCCCAACCTGCAAGGGCTCTGGAACGACGAGTTGTTCCCTCCCTGGAGCAGCAATTACACCATCAACATCAACACTGAGATGAACCACTGGCCGGCGGAGGTCGCCAACCTGGCCGAGTGCCACGCGCCATTGTTCGCCATGATCCGCGACCTGGCCGTCAACGGTGCGAAGACGGCTCGGGTCAACTACGGTTGCAACGGCTGGGTCGCCCACCACAACACGGACCTCTGGAAGCAGTCGGCGCCGGTGGGGGCGTTTGGCAAGGGGGACGCCACCTGGGCGTTCTGGCCGATGGCCGGGCCATGGCTCTGCCGTCACCTCTGGGACCACTACGCCTTTGGCGGCGACGAGGCGTTCCTGCGCGAGACCGCTTATCCGTTGATGAAAGGCTCGGCGGAGTTCTGCCTGGACTGGCTCGTCGAGGACGCCAGCGGTCGATTGACCACCTCGCCCTCGACGTCCCCCGAGAACCAGTTCATCGGTCCCGACGGCAAGCGTTCAGCCGTGAGCGCGGGGAGTTCGATGGACCTTGAGTTGATCCACGACCTGTTCGCCCACTGCATCACCGCCTCGAAGGTTCTCAAGACCGACGACGCCTTCCGCGGCAAGCTCGAAGCGGCGATGGCGAAGCTGGCCCCGCTCCAGATCGGGCCGGACGGCCGGCTGCAGGAGTGGTCGAAGCCCTTCCGAGAGGCCGAGCCGAAGCACCGTCACGTCTCGCACCTCTGGGCCGCTTATCCGGGCGACCAGATCACCCAGCGGACGCCCGACCTTCAGGAGGCCGTGAAGAAGTCGCTGATCGCGAGGACCGACCAGGGGACAGGCTGGTCGACCGGCTGGAAGGTCTGCCTGTGGGCCCGGCAAGGAGACGGCGACCACGCCTTCGGGCTGATCCAGCGGACGCTGACGCTCGGCCCCGGCGGCGTGTACGCGAACCTGTTCGGCAGCCATCCCCCGTTCCAGATGGATGGCAACTTCGCCTTCCCCGCGGGGGTCTCCGAGATGCTCCTGCAAAGCCACGAGGCCGACGGCGACGTCCATCTCCTCCCCGCCTTGCCTACGGCCTGGCCGACGGGCTCCGTCAAGGGCCTCCGCGCTCGAGGCGGCTTCGAGGTCGACCTCGCCTGGAAGGACGGCAAGCTAACCTCCGCCGTGATCCGATCCAATCTCGGCCGCAAGGCGACGGTCCGCACCGCCGGCAAGGCCGTGACGATCGAGACGAAGCCGGGCGGGACGTATACAATCGATGCAGGTTTGATCGTGCGTCCCGGGGCGTGA
- a CDS encoding DUF1549 domain-containing protein, with amino-acid sequence MGRTTREMGRPGRGRVGALALAGLAFLTSSAIADEPPKVSYDKQVRPILQGRCQGCHQPAKAGGGYVMTSFDRLLKGGETEGAAVVAGKPGESSLVEMVTPHDGKAEMPRNAPPLSKAEIETITAWIAQGAVDDTPAGAGSKVDAEHPPEYSRPPVIPALTFSPDGSLLAVAGFHEIVLWKADGSELVARLVGLSERVDSLAFSPDGSKLAATGGDPARRGEIQIWDVAKRKLLLSTSVSFDVAFGASWSPDGTKVAFGCTDNSVRAIDAKTGAQVLFMGSHSDWALGTVFSADGSHLVSVGRDMTAKLTEIAEQRFVDNVTSITPGALKGGLSAITRHPKRDELVIGGSDGQPRVYRIFRQTQRVIGDDSNLMRELPSLPGRVMGVAVSPDGLRIAAAGSLDGTSGEIAVYSYEFGDEYPEAIKKIQTKVVTARSAEENAAVDAYHKEGVREVSRFKAPAGQYAVDFRPDRKVLAAAGSDGLVRLIDPETGSLIKEFVPVPIAGSAEGNLAAAGSPARLNLPEEPASSETPPAGEVVALEVEPREVSLRSPASYAQLVITAKLASGDAFDATRMVEMKVEGDAVEVSHAGLVKPKADGSAKVVLAIGGKTVEVAAKVEGLSAPMRPDFVRDVNPVLSRLGCNQGTCHGSAQGKNGFKLSLRGYDPLYDVTAFTDDVAGRRVNLASPEDSLMLDKPTGVVPHVGGVLMKPGDAYFEIVRSWIAQGAKLDRASPKVARIEVFPKNPIIPLPGATQQLRVVASFPDGSTRDVTREAFVESGNTEVAAAKPLGLVAALRRGEAPVLVRYEGCYASTTLTVMGDRTGFAWTTPPSYGRIDDLVAAKWERMKILPSGLCTDAEFLRRVSLDLTGLPPSADEVRAFLADPAESKAKREALVDRLIGSPAFIDYWTNKWADLLQVNRKFLGVEGAAAFRDWIRTQVVADVPYDEFARKVVTAAGSNKANPAASYYKILREPGATMENTTQLFLGVRFNCNKCHDHPFERWTQDQYYQTAAFFAQVDLKPDPAGEGKTIGGTAVEKPQPLYEIVSDAGKEEVVHDRTKQPTPPKFPFECEHPAASGSSRRDELAAWLTSAENPYFARTYVNRLWGYLFGVGLIEPLDDVRAGNPPSNPELLDHLTSEFVKGGFHVRKMLRDICTSRTYQLSVATNKFNADDKTNYSHAVARRLPAEVLFDAVNLVTGSTSRIPGVPDGTRAAALPDSGVELPSGFLSAFGRPARESACECERSSGLQLGPVMALVSGPTLADALADPSNALTGLTAREPDDDKLVSELFMRILNRPATSEQLEASRAAFREVDEDHKSLVESLGKKEVEFALDRPRVERERLATLAAAEADLAAFDATDGPRRASREKEQADKVAAAEAEVKAYDAQIAAKVGDWEKANAGAVVDPWVVLNPSELKATGKLKLTKEADGAITAAGPAQRADFTVTAATDLEGIAAVRLEVLADPKQPQNGPGRAPDGNFVLSEFQLSAAPKATPDQPKPVGLRDALADFSQASFEVAKAIDGNSGDSRGWAVSPRTGVTHWATFRTKDPVGGPGGTVLTLTLSQQYQPPFTLGRFRISVARRDPGLSLPEHLRAVLAVAPEVRTPAQTETLLSYHRRMDQGWLDRQAALAMAKTPLPVDPARTALLARIESAKKPIAPPTPLVQLRRDVEMSVQQAATRRLTAAQDVAWALINSPEFLFNH; translated from the coding sequence ATGGGTCGAACGACGCGCGAAATGGGCCGGCCGGGGCGCGGCCGGGTCGGGGCTTTGGCTCTGGCGGGGCTGGCGTTTCTGACCTCATCGGCGATCGCCGACGAACCGCCGAAGGTCAGCTACGACAAGCAGGTCCGACCGATCCTCCAGGGCCGCTGCCAGGGCTGCCACCAGCCGGCCAAGGCGGGCGGCGGCTATGTAATGACGTCGTTCGACAGGCTGTTGAAGGGGGGCGAGACGGAGGGTGCAGCGGTCGTCGCCGGCAAACCCGGCGAGAGCTCGCTCGTGGAGATGGTCACGCCCCACGACGGCAAGGCCGAGATGCCCCGCAACGCGCCGCCGCTCTCGAAGGCCGAGATCGAGACCATCACTGCCTGGATCGCCCAGGGCGCCGTCGACGACACGCCCGCAGGCGCGGGGTCGAAGGTCGACGCCGAGCACCCGCCCGAGTACTCCCGCCCCCCCGTCATCCCCGCCCTGACCTTCTCGCCCGACGGCTCGCTGCTGGCCGTCGCCGGCTTCCATGAGATCGTCCTCTGGAAGGCCGACGGCTCCGAGCTAGTCGCCCGCCTCGTCGGCCTGTCCGAGCGGGTCGACTCGCTGGCCTTCTCGCCCGACGGCTCGAAGCTCGCGGCGACCGGCGGCGACCCCGCCCGCCGAGGCGAGATCCAGATCTGGGACGTCGCCAAGCGGAAGCTCCTGCTGTCGACCTCGGTCTCGTTCGACGTCGCCTTCGGTGCGAGCTGGTCGCCCGACGGAACCAAGGTCGCCTTCGGCTGCACTGACAACTCGGTCCGCGCCATCGACGCCAAGACCGGGGCTCAGGTCCTGTTCATGGGCTCGCACTCCGACTGGGCGCTTGGCACGGTCTTCTCGGCTGACGGCTCGCACCTCGTCTCGGTCGGCCGCGACATGACGGCCAAGCTGACGGAGATCGCCGAACAGCGATTCGTGGACAACGTGACCTCCATCACCCCCGGCGCGCTCAAGGGAGGGCTGTCGGCGATCACCCGGCACCCGAAGCGCGATGAGTTGGTGATCGGCGGCTCTGACGGCCAGCCCCGCGTCTACCGGATCTTCCGCCAGACCCAGCGCGTCATCGGCGACGACTCGAACCTGATGCGCGAACTCCCCTCCCTGCCTGGCCGCGTGATGGGCGTGGCCGTCAGCCCGGACGGGCTGCGAATCGCCGCCGCCGGCAGCCTCGACGGGACTTCGGGGGAGATCGCCGTCTACTCGTATGAGTTCGGCGACGAATACCCCGAGGCGATCAAGAAGATCCAGACCAAGGTGGTCACCGCGCGGTCGGCCGAGGAGAACGCGGCGGTCGACGCCTATCACAAGGAGGGCGTGCGCGAGGTCTCGCGATTCAAGGCCCCCGCCGGCCAGTACGCCGTCGACTTCCGCCCCGACCGCAAGGTGCTGGCCGCCGCCGGCTCCGACGGCCTGGTCCGCCTGATCGATCCGGAGACCGGCTCGCTCATCAAGGAGTTCGTCCCGGTCCCAATCGCCGGCTCGGCCGAGGGGAACCTCGCCGCCGCCGGCTCGCCCGCTCGGCTGAATCTCCCCGAGGAGCCGGCAAGCTCCGAGACGCCGCCGGCCGGCGAGGTCGTCGCCCTGGAAGTCGAGCCCCGCGAGGTCTCGCTGAGATCGCCCGCCTCCTACGCGCAACTCGTCATCACGGCGAAGCTCGCCTCCGGCGACGCTTTCGACGCCACCCGGATGGTCGAGATGAAGGTCGAGGGGGACGCCGTCGAGGTCTCGCACGCCGGCCTGGTGAAACCGAAGGCGGACGGCTCCGCCAAGGTCGTCCTGGCGATCGGCGGCAAGACCGTCGAGGTCGCCGCGAAGGTCGAGGGGCTGAGCGCTCCGATGCGGCCCGACTTCGTCCGCGACGTCAATCCGGTCCTCTCGCGACTGGGCTGCAACCAGGGGACCTGCCACGGCTCCGCCCAGGGGAAGAACGGCTTCAAGCTGTCGCTCCGCGGGTATGACCCGCTCTACGACGTGACCGCCTTCACCGACGACGTCGCCGGCCGCCGCGTCAACCTGGCCTCGCCCGAGGACAGCCTGATGCTCGACAAGCCGACGGGCGTCGTCCCTCACGTCGGCGGTGTCCTGATGAAGCCCGGCGACGCCTACTTCGAGATCGTCCGCTCCTGGATCGCTCAGGGGGCGAAGCTGGACCGGGCCTCCCCCAAGGTCGCGAGGATCGAGGTCTTCCCCAAGAACCCGATCATTCCGCTCCCCGGCGCGACCCAGCAACTTCGGGTCGTCGCCTCGTTCCCCGACGGCTCGACCCGCGACGTGACTCGCGAGGCGTTCGTCGAAAGCGGCAACACCGAGGTCGCCGCCGCCAAGCCCCTGGGGTTGGTCGCCGCCCTCCGCCGCGGCGAGGCTCCCGTCCTGGTCCGCTATGAAGGCTGCTACGCCTCGACGACCCTCACCGTCATGGGCGATCGGACTGGCTTCGCCTGGACGACCCCGCCAAGCTACGGCCGGATCGACGACCTGGTCGCCGCCAAGTGGGAACGGATGAAGATCCTCCCCTCCGGCCTCTGCACCGACGCCGAGTTCCTCCGCCGCGTCTCGCTCGATCTCACCGGCCTCCCCCCATCCGCCGACGAGGTCCGCGCGTTCCTCGCCGACCCGGCCGAATCCAAGGCCAAGCGCGAGGCCCTCGTCGACCGCCTGATCGGCTCGCCGGCGTTCATCGACTACTGGACGAACAAGTGGGCCGACCTGCTGCAGGTGAACCGCAAGTTCCTGGGCGTCGAGGGCGCGGCCGCCTTCCGAGACTGGATCCGCACGCAGGTCGTCGCCGACGTTCCGTACGACGAGTTCGCCCGCAAGGTCGTCACGGCGGCGGGCTCCAACAAGGCCAACCCGGCCGCCTCGTACTACAAGATCCTCCGCGAGCCCGGCGCGACGATGGAGAACACCACCCAGCTCTTCCTGGGGGTTCGGTTCAACTGCAACAAGTGCCACGACCACCCCTTCGAGCGCTGGACTCAGGACCAGTACTATCAGACGGCCGCCTTCTTCGCGCAGGTGGACCTGAAGCCCGACCCGGCCGGCGAGGGGAAGACGATCGGCGGCACGGCCGTCGAGAAGCCCCAGCCGCTCTACGAGATCGTCTCCGACGCCGGCAAGGAGGAGGTCGTCCACGACCGGACCAAGCAGCCGACGCCTCCCAAGTTCCCCTTCGAATGCGAGCATCCCGCGGCATCCGGGTCGAGCCGTCGCGACGAGTTGGCCGCCTGGCTGACCTCGGCCGAGAACCCGTACTTCGCCCGGACGTACGTCAACCGCCTGTGGGGCTACCTGTTCGGCGTCGGCCTGATCGAGCCGCTCGACGACGTCCGCGCCGGCAACCCGCCCTCCAACCCCGAGCTGCTCGACCACCTGACGAGCGAGTTCGTGAAGGGGGGCTTCCACGTCCGGAAGATGCTCCGCGACATTTGCACCTCGCGGACGTACCAGCTTTCGGTCGCGACCAACAAGTTCAACGCCGACGACAAGACGAACTACTCGCACGCGGTCGCCCGGCGGCTCCCCGCCGAGGTGCTCTTCGACGCCGTGAACCTGGTGACGGGTTCGACCTCGCGGATCCCCGGCGTTCCGGACGGCACCCGGGCGGCCGCTCTGCCGGACTCGGGTGTGGAACTCCCCAGCGGATTCCTCTCGGCCTTCGGCCGCCCGGCGCGTGAGAGCGCCTGCGAGTGCGAACGGTCCAGCGGCTTGCAGCTCGGCCCCGTCATGGCGCTGGTCAGCGGCCCGACCCTGGCCGACGCCCTGGCCGACCCGTCCAACGCCCTGACCGGCCTGACCGCCCGCGAGCCCGACGACGACAAGCTGGTCTCCGAGCTGTTCATGCGGATCCTGAACCGACCGGCCACGTCCGAGCAGCTCGAAGCCTCCCGCGCCGCCTTCCGCGAGGTCGACGAGGATCACAAGTCCCTCGTCGAAAGCCTCGGCAAAAAGGAGGTGGAATTCGCCCTGGACCGCCCGCGCGTCGAACGGGAGCGACTGGCGACGCTCGCCGCCGCCGAGGCCGACCTGGCCGCGTTCGACGCGACCGACGGTCCCCGCCGCGCTTCCCGTGAGAAGGAGCAGGCCGACAAGGTCGCCGCCGCCGAGGCCGAGGTGAAGGCGTACGACGCTCAGATCGCGGCCAAGGTCGGCGATTGGGAAAAGGCGAACGCCGGCGCCGTCGTCGACCCCTGGGTCGTCCTCAATCCCTCGGAGTTGAAGGCCACGGGCAAGCTCAAGCTGACCAAGGAAGCCGACGGCGCGATCACGGCCGCCGGCCCCGCCCAGAGGGCCGACTTCACCGTCACGGCCGCAACCGACCTGGAAGGGATCGCCGCCGTCCGCCTGGAAGTCCTGGCCGATCCCAAGCAGCCGCAGAACGGCCCCGGTCGGGCTCCCGACGGCAACTTCGTTCTCTCCGAATTCCAGCTTTCCGCCGCGCCCAAGGCGACGCCGGACCAGCCCAAACCCGTCGGCCTGCGCGACGCGCTCGCCGATTTCAGCCAGGCTTCGTTCGAGGTCGCGAAGGCGATCGACGGCAACTCCGGCGACTCGCGCGGCTGGGCCGTCTCCCCTCGCACGGGCGTGACCCACTGGGCGACCTTCCGCACAAAGGATCCGGTCGGCGGACCCGGTGGAACGGTGCTGACTCTCACCCTGTCCCAGCAGTACCAGCCCCCGTTCACCCTGGGGCGGTTCCGGATCTCGGTCGCCCGCCGCGACCCGGGGCTGAGTCTGCCCGAACACCTCCGCGCCGTGCTGGCCGTCGCGCCGGAGGTCCGCACGCCGGCCCAGACTGAGACACTGCTGAGTTACCACCGCCGGATGGATCAGGGCTGGCTCGACCGCCAGGCCGCCCTCGCCATGGCGAAGACTCCGCTCCCCGTCGACCCGGCCCGCACCGCCCTGCTCGCCCGGATCGAAAGCGCCAAGAAGCCCATCGCTCCGCCGACGCCCCTCGTCCAGCTCCGCCGCGACGTCGAGATGAGCGTCCAGCAAGCCGCCACCCGACGGCTGACCGCGGCGCAGGACGTCGCGTGGGCGCTGATCAACAGCCCAGAGTTCCTGTTCAACCACTGA